taaaatatgcaataaaatCCCAAAATGATTCTCGTATGTAGATGGAATCATAAAACTactcaaaaaatatattttaagttaCACCAGCGGCGCCTGTGAATAACTGCTCGGACAAACTACCAAATTGTGCTGACTACGCTCGTTCAGTCCGTTCAGTGTGTACGCCATTGTACGCGTCATGGGCCAAAATCAACTGTGCTCTGTTTTGTGGCTATTGTTCAGGTGATTCCTATATTCGTTATGGCAAAGACATTCTTTGAAAGTacaaaacaacttttatttttgaattctgCAATGCAATTACAAATATgggttttaaatgtaattatagacataatcaaaatgataattaataacgTACAAGCTAggatatttgtattttttgcaaGGTCATTTTTTATACGTCGTCGTTCATCTATTAATTATAGTTAAAgcatcatatcttaaaatatttaatcaattttttatagTTGATACAACACCGACGACAGCCACAGCGCCATCTACCAAATCCACAAAAAATACTCCGTAACTTCCTGTTGAGTTGGCCATTTCTTTCCTTctagtatatatgtattttatttgatcaatgGTTAATTAAaagtgtacaaaaaaaaatccttacaaAAGTCATGTTTGTCATCGTTACACGGGGTCGTTAAAACAGTACATAAATTCTCTTTAGACAAAGggtattttcatttaatatgtgtCATCGCataaaatttaagcattgactacatgtacttattttttatgtcgtcggtcctataacacaacAAGTGGTACAGACAAATTGAATGCCGCGCGTTTGCAACAGGTTAAAGTGTGAATGATGAAACATGTGCATGACTTGGAAAtgcttcagaaaaaaaaattaaaatctagtaCTCGAATGATTCACTAGCAATGCACATAAAAGGGCCATCACTTCTTTGACATCGATTGACCTTTCCAAACCGGAACAGGAAGACGCCTCTACAACAAAGACCGACGCCGCACTCCGCACTGTCCGAACACTGGGTTCCTGTGAACAAAATGTCGTGTTTAAGCATGTTTAAAATTGACggattctaaatacatgtacatagtacaTAGGCTTTTTCCCCTCTTCACAAGTTTGTATAATGCCGCAGTTATTAACAGTGTACATGTTGCTTAAATAACTGAATTGAAACCCagtgtatatataaacaatgaaatgcttttttggtgattcattcgggatatgatggtacacgtacatgtagcgacattgcagaaaaaatacataacccgctaacgcggttacgtaatttttttctgcaatgtcgcaataccatcatcaaagaaagcattttattgtttatattaaaatctttcttttaactaattaataaattgattgtgaaTAGCTaataaattcactaaattactgatgtacattagtacattagctaaaagaaacagcgaaatcgtctcctgtgagactttgagtctgacatcattatgataatttcgtgcagtctgtgatttttcttaggtcgttgtagatttcgaccaatcgataaagagggcgtgtcaatttcattaTTGTCAGTTTCTTGTCCGTTTCAGcagctgtagatttcgaccagtcggtaaacggggcgtgtaaatttcagtcagctggctgtttctatagagctatgaatgcACTATTAGTgcttttttcatataagaagcatggttgataaaaagaaattaccTATAGGTTTGAGAGCCTCGGGATTCAACTTTGCATTCTCTATATTCCTGCAGATTCCACCTTCTCGACACAAACACAAGACAAGAAAATCAGTGCTgcattcataattttaaaaaaatcttttagcATGAAAATGGTCATCAAAGAATCAGATTGGATAGGTGGGTTGGGGTTACATGTACCTTGTTGTCTGTCTCTTACACACACGTCTTTAGTGTCGCAGCATTCGCTCGAGCGTCGGCAAGATTCTTCGCTTTCGGCAcactgtttaaaaattgaacaaaaatgtgATTGAACAggattatttcattttaacatgCTTATGACAAAGGATTGACAAAGACAATTCGATACAGATGTAATTCTTGATATCCCTTAATTTTACGTCTCGCtttaagatttgacaaaaacTTGACGAAAGTGAATTTGGTATAGGCCTGAATGTAATTTAAACGTATTTGATGTATTGTTAATTTGCTGTTGATAAAttaatgaatagataaataaacATGAAGATAAATGACTAAATGACTACTTAATAAATAGAAACTGAAAAATTGTTGTTGATCTAAAGCCTCTACAGTCTTCaaattccctttattttaaaaCCCCCTTTCACCACATATCATCCGTTAGTCAAAtgaatgaagatttttttatacatacgtCTCCAAAATAATATATggtaaatgtacaaaatttgtttaacaAATTTATGAGTAATTACTCaatatttcttaacatttttagaTTTGACTTTTCTTGAAAAAGAATATGTTTATGCAATTCAAAATAACATAATCAATATGATGTTTTACAAGAACAAAAcatgtggaaaaaaatattagaaaaacattaaatatttattctaatatttaTGACTTGGTCAAGTGTAAATGTATTTCTGAAAAACTGAAATAATTActtcaaaataaatcaataaaacttCGATGTTTCATTTGCCCTTAGatccaaaataaagaaaaagttaaTAGAGGTGAGGAAACAAATTTGTAGGTTCTGAAAAGAATCAAAATCATCAATGGTTTGCATAGCATAAGATGATCTAAGATAATTAAATCTTTACAATGGTCGCGTATAGTTTGGCGTATTTCGTCTGGTAACATCTCTATCCGTACCTAATTGTCCAATTTCTGCCAAACCCTGCTGTTAATAATGCGCAtatatcggggggggggggggggggtcattgcAGGCACGCAATACAGAAATTCAAAAGCATAAAACAACTAATGTATCTTTGATATAGATCTCATGCTatcaaaaatgttcaatataAATCCGCATGGCAAGGCACATTTTAAGAGCCATGGACACTCTTAATTCTTAACCCCCTGTCACTGGAAATTGATGCGACCAATTTTCTGCTTTTTTGTTTCTGGCAATTGATGCTGGAGAGTGCCACTTCCACCATTGTGATGGATGCTAAAGAACAATAAAGACTTCATAATTTACTACCAAGCCTTAAATGTTAGTGCCGATAAGGATAGCCTTTCGTTATGAGATATGGAAGCTGTCAGACTTGGACTCCCACTAAGTCTTATAAAATCTCGTTATAACACACATTATTGCCTTGTTTAACGATCTATAGTGATGTATTTGTTCTCTGAAAAACAAACACGTTATAATTGCATAAACTGCATGcgccatctctctctctctctctctctctctctctctctctctctctctctctctctctctctctctctctctctctctctctccactgcATGTACTGACGTCATAGACAATTAAATCAATGGTCCATACATTAAAGAAGAATAGGCTGTTTCTTCTGTGCAACATACTGATCGACAATCAGGGTAATATCACAAACTTTATGTCTTACTCACTTTATGGGtacatgaaaataaatccaATGACATatgtaaatatcaataataaaacGAAAGTTAAGATtgtcgaaatttttttttacttaattcgATGACGTgcgttatttaattttattttattttttttttggcaatgcCATCTTCCTTTAAACCCACATGAACTTCCAAAGgattcattttaatgtttatcaatCACACTCTTAAACAATGTTTGCTAGAGAATGACAATAGttacataaatgtacatgttgaattttttgggGGATACAAGATATGATGTTTCTGTAATATTAGAAATTcgtgtattatcaatttatacatcGAAGTACGAgggaaataaaaaatctttatatattGGGAATATCTTATGcatgacaaaacatatatgttgCTTttgggtgggttttttttttaacatggatgctctaaaaatcatttaaaaatcaaaaaatgtatCTTTGTCGTCTACAAAGATATTGTTtgtgaattaaaacaaaacaccagtttattttttgttaaaataacagGAAGTGAGAAAGCTCAAATGTCCGAGGAACAAAATACCTAGAGATTATTAAGGTACAATAATGAAAGATTGgaacttgttttcaaaaaacatcgatttttttgattttttttttgtcattcagGACAAACAATTAGTTTTAATAGCACTAGCATTCACTTTCACACCCATGAACGTTTCAAATTTCAGAAAGAACTGCTAATTTCGTGGTTTCTGCGGCTTAATTTCCCCGTGATATCGAGAATGCGAGAACTTATTCCAGAATATGCAAATGTAACGAGACTCGAGGTACTCGTTCATTAATTTGAGCATCGGAGATGAAAAGCTTTAATATTCCGCAAGAATATATTCTGCAAGGATCTAATTTCTCTGGAATACATCCACGCACTTATTCGATCTTAAACTTCCCATGGATGGGTTgagatgaaaattaaatttttgtcatTAGCAGCCTCTGAACTATTTTCCATGCTAAAGATGAATTTCATAAGAGAGCTAATATCTGCCTTCATTTAAATACATCCGAGCTTACTCAGATTTGCATATTATTCTCCGTCCAATTATATATCgtatgagagaaaaaatacatgcttcAAGAAAATACAAAACTGTTCTAATCTACTTCTTTGTCGTTTGTTTACTAACGGAACTTCTTCAAGCTATAGTTCGAAAGTTCTACAGAAACTGAGAATACGTCGGATTTTTTAAAAGCCCGTCTCTACAAAAGTCGAAAAGGCTCAGTCGAGATTCGAAATAAGAGTTCGAATGTCGTATGACTGCTCTCTTTGGTCGTTCAGACAAGCATATGAAGTCAGCCGGTAGCAGTCAGTGCAAAAAAAGACCCGATATAACCTGCTAGTACAGGTTATGCATTTTTCTGCACTGCTCTTTACCTTCATACCTCCAGATCCATGAACCAAGAAattgttggggttttttcaaacttttattcgTATCTATAAATggaaatttaagatttttgtcaaaatgctAAGTCTGCAATAAGCAAAATCCACAAAACTTGCACGTGACCGTGTCGTAATGTTATAAACTGCATGAATATGCGGcgtaaaatcatattgaaatagATTAATACGATGTAAAAAAGGATACGGTCATTTTTTGTCACCTCTTAAGTTAATTATAAATCGAGATCATAAGAACAAAACTTATTATTTTGTGCGATTCAGTATAAAATctgcacatttttttaatcatctcATCGACGAAAGATGAGAGACAGGAAACTCCGATCGTGATGAACTCATAGATTATCTGCGCTGAAATCGTGATGCCTCCTGCGCATGTAATATGGTATCttatttcatagtattttaatatagtaaCAGTGTATCTAGTATGTTATTTGTACCCTACCGGTGAAATGGAGGTGGGGGGTGGGGCTATCGTCTATCTGGCGGTAGGGTACAGTCTTTATCGCGGTTTGTCAGCTACATGTATCCTGTCCCCAATTTCTTGTTATTGTGTGCCGAATTGAGTCAAACCTCCCAGATGATGTCTTTCagataagttacatgtatttttgctacttttaatgaacatgtatttctgaaattaatttcttttaatgcaATTCTTATTGCTTTCCAAAATAGCAAGGAACGAatcttaaaacttaaaatttacgTTAAGTAGACGAAGTGTACTTCCGAAAGAATTCAAACTCTTACTCctgtaaattaaaacaaaacatgatttaaatcATTATGTACACAAGTAGCTCTAACAGCGTTTAAATCTCAAGTCTCTCAAATGCATCAAATGATGTTCCTTAGTTGTAACATGTAACATTACACTATTAGTTAAAGATTCACATGGAGGGCACCCGTATGAAGCTGTCACCGCAAAGATAACAAAATAGTTCAAAGCGTTTCATGTGcgcaaataataaataaatgtttaccgGATGCCTCATACGGACATAACTGATCGGCCGAAACCGATCACAGcaattcattgttttaaaatggatAGGGGGATGTTGTTACCGGTAGGGATCATGCATATTTATGCAGTActcaaatgtttgttttaatttaaaagaaaatacaaacacaacagagagagagagagagagagagctcatatttttgtcaagaaaaaaaatactatagaGGGAGCACACTATGTGTCTGTGTACTTTTAAGCGattatgtataaatttatattatgattttgagattttttagaAAGATCAAACGTACTTATCTCAATGACAGTCCATTGGTCAAAGTGTAATTAAGAGAGGTTTTTGTACATTgcataaaaatagatttaatatttttatactgATAATACTAGTACGATAAGTGtacatggaaataaaaaaaaacgaattcaaaaaataaagacTCACACTCAGACTTCTGCGATGCTGCTTCCAGTTTTTGTTAAAGTACGGTCCACTGCCAAGGTACTGGTACCAATAGGATTCCACACCAACGAccaacagacagacaaacacaaATCCAGACCTCGCACTGAGCATTGTAAGTATGTCTGTATGTAAGGAGTCTTCCGTATAGGTAGCAAGTTGTGGTCTTTGGAATGGAGAGCGATAGGCGAGGTATGTTAAACTGTGTGGTCTCCTTCTCAACTCGATtgatagaaataattttgaCGCAGAGAAGGACTTTTTTGGAGCTTTATAGTCCGTTATTGATTTCTGTAGAAATGCATTTGGCTACAGAAGGAAGTTGACTTTCTATCTCATATTTATATACGAATGACCCTTAGTAGCATTTGAGACATGCAAGGATCTATACCGGCGCATTAGCTGATTGCATTTTAAGTGTAATGAATCTGTAGTGCGATACtcataaattgattgtaaatcCAAGCACTCTGCACATGCGCCC
This genomic window from Magallana gigas chromosome 5, xbMagGiga1.1, whole genome shotgun sequence contains:
- the LOC117689761 gene encoding uncharacterized protein — its product is MLSARSGFVFVCLLVVGVESYWYQYLGSGPYFNKNWKQHRRSLSCAESEESCRRSSECCDTKDVCVRDRQQGGICRNIENAKLNPEALKPIGTQCSDSAECGVGLCCRGVFLFRFGKVNRCQRSDGPFMCIASESFEY